In the Pseudanabaena sp. PCC 7367 genome, one interval contains:
- a CDS encoding molybdopterin oxidoreductase family protein: MDTVKTLCPYCGVGCGLEVVGQNNSNNDLSGWKVRGDRSHPSSQGMVCVKGATIIESVDVDRLMQPMVRDRLDQPFQPTSWDAALDLIVAKIQQVRRNLGSDGLCMYGSGQFQTEDYYTAQKLFKGCLGTNNFDANSRLCMSSAVSGYVQSFGADGPPCCYDDLEQTECAFLIGTNTAECHPIVFNRLRKHHKSNSQVKMIVVDPRRTPTAEAADLHLAIQPGSDIALLNGIAHLLLQWGKQDQAFIAQHTNGFEEFATLVKDYPPERVAQICGITVEDLETTARYWSESASVLSMWSMGINQSTQGTAKVQAIINLHLLTAQIGKPGAGPFSLTGQPNAMGGREAGGLAHLLPGYRSVTNPQHRADLEWFWRLPVGQISDRPGRSAWDIVRGLENNEIGLLWIAATNPAVSFPDLERTKAALRRSPFTIYQDAYYPIETSAYAHVLLPATQWSEKTGTMTNSERFVSLCPAFHQPIGESRDDWAIFAEVGRRLGFGDKFRFANSAQVYAEFVKITRDRPCDQSGISHALLTEAGPTQWPHPASSQRSNQPKRLYQDYRFNTADGRAKFGINHNNGLSEATDDAYPFVLTVGRLYGHWHTQTRTGRIKKIQQMHPQPFIEIHPRDAEEIAATAESWLEVKSRRGMARFPVKITKAIAPGVVFVPMHWGALWAEDAEANSLTHPDLDPISLQPELKACAVRLRVLSNLEVSAQTDRKTEMSGTLTQ; this comes from the coding sequence ATGGACACCGTAAAGACGCTCTGTCCTTACTGCGGCGTAGGCTGTGGTTTGGAGGTAGTTGGTCAGAACAATAGCAATAATGATTTAAGCGGCTGGAAAGTCCGTGGCGATCGCAGTCACCCTTCCAGTCAGGGGATGGTCTGTGTTAAAGGAGCCACAATTATTGAGTCAGTTGATGTCGATCGCCTAATGCAACCAATGGTGCGCGATCGTTTGGATCAACCATTTCAACCGACCAGTTGGGATGCTGCCCTGGATTTGATCGTCGCCAAAATCCAGCAGGTGCGCCGCAATCTGGGCAGTGATGGCCTATGTATGTATGGTTCTGGCCAGTTCCAAACCGAGGACTATTACACCGCGCAAAAACTATTTAAGGGTTGCTTAGGCACCAATAACTTTGATGCCAACTCACGGCTATGCATGTCTTCGGCGGTGTCTGGCTATGTACAGAGTTTTGGCGCCGATGGCCCACCCTGTTGTTACGACGACTTAGAGCAAACCGAATGTGCATTTTTAATCGGCACGAATACGGCTGAATGCCATCCGATCGTATTTAATCGCCTGCGCAAACACCACAAAAGCAATTCGCAGGTAAAAATGATTGTGGTCGATCCCCGCCGTACGCCAACTGCTGAGGCTGCTGATTTACATCTGGCAATTCAACCTGGTAGTGATATTGCCTTGCTCAATGGGATCGCCCATTTACTGTTGCAATGGGGCAAACAGGATCAAGCTTTTATTGCTCAACACACAAATGGCTTTGAAGAATTTGCCACCTTAGTCAAAGACTATCCGCCGGAGCGGGTCGCGCAAATATGCGGTATTACGGTTGAAGATTTAGAAACCACCGCTCGCTATTGGAGTGAATCGGCCAGTGTATTGTCAATGTGGTCGATGGGAATTAATCAATCGACCCAGGGCACGGCCAAGGTTCAGGCGATCATTAATTTGCACTTACTCACCGCCCAAATTGGCAAACCTGGCGCAGGACCATTTTCCTTGACAGGGCAACCAAACGCAATGGGTGGCAGAGAGGCAGGCGGCCTTGCCCATCTATTGCCGGGATACCGGAGTGTGACCAATCCTCAACACCGTGCCGATCTGGAATGGTTCTGGCGGTTACCGGTGGGGCAAATTAGCGATCGCCCTGGTCGCAGCGCCTGGGACATTGTACGGGGCTTAGAAAATAATGAAATTGGTTTGCTTTGGATCGCCGCCACCAATCCAGCGGTCAGCTTCCCTGATTTAGAACGCACTAAGGCCGCACTCCGGCGATCGCCCTTCACGATCTATCAAGATGCCTATTACCCCATCGAAACCTCAGCCTATGCCCATGTGTTATTGCCAGCAACGCAATGGAGCGAAAAAACTGGCACGATGACCAATTCCGAACGCTTTGTGAGTCTTTGTCCTGCTTTCCATCAACCGATTGGTGAATCCCGTGATGATTGGGCGATCTTTGCCGAGGTGGGCAGACGCTTGGGCTTTGGGGATAAATTCCGGTTCGCCAACTCCGCGCAAGTATATGCCGAATTTGTGAAAATCACCCGCGATCGCCCCTGCGACCAATCGGGGATCAGCCATGCTCTTTTGACCGAAGCAGGCCCGACCCAATGGCCCCATCCGGCTAGTAGTCAGCGATCAAACCAACCTAAACGACTCTATCAAGACTATCGGTTCAATACTGCCGACGGTCGCGCCAAATTTGGAATTAATCATAATAACGGTCTATCTGAGGCAACTGATGATGCATATCCTTTTGTATTAACGGTGGGTCGGCTTTATGGTCATTGGCATACCCAGACTCGCACTGGCCGGATCAAGAAGATTCAGCAAATGCATCCCCAGCCATTTATCGAGATTCATCCCCGTGATGCCGAGGAGATCGCGGCAACGGCAGAAAGCTGGCTCGAAGTGAAATCACGGCGAGGGATGGCCAGGTTCCCAGTTAAGATCACCAAGGCGATCGCCCCTGGGGTGGTGTTCGTACCCATGCATTGGGGGGCACTGTGGGCAGAAGATGCCGAAGCTAACTCGTTGACTCACCCTGATTTAGATCCAATTTCTTTGCAACCAGAACTAAAAGCCTGTGCGGTGCGATTGCGGGTTCTCTCAAACTTGGAAGTCTCAGCCCAAACCGATCGCAAAACAGAAATGTCGGGCACCCTGACCCAGTAG
- a CDS encoding ABC transporter ATP-binding protein gives MQTINEPIAQPDVMSDRQPFVEITGVSKVYPTPEGSYTVLEDVELTVQEKEFICLIGHSGCGKSTLLNMVAGFLEPTTGTVMVGQKKISEPGPDRMMVFQNYSLLPWKTAFENIYLAVDSVFSDLSKPEKVAIVHENLALVDLMEAADKLPEQLSGGMKQRVAIARALAIKPQLLILDEPFGALDPITREELQDELLDIWRDHRVTVLMITHDIDEALFLADRVVMMTNGPAAKIGEILEVNFPRPRDRARMMENPDYFNLRNEALDFLYHRHAHQITK, from the coding sequence ATGCAAACCATAAACGAACCAATTGCCCAGCCAGATGTGATGAGCGATCGCCAACCTTTCGTAGAGATTACTGGAGTTTCCAAAGTCTATCCGACCCCAGAAGGTTCTTACACCGTTCTGGAAGATGTGGAATTGACCGTGCAGGAGAAAGAATTTATTTGCCTGATTGGTCATTCTGGCTGCGGTAAATCAACTCTTTTGAATATGGTAGCGGGGTTCCTAGAGCCAACTACCGGTACGGTTATGGTTGGCCAAAAAAAAATAAGCGAACCAGGCCCCGATCGGATGATGGTGTTCCAGAACTATTCGCTATTACCTTGGAAGACTGCGTTTGAGAATATTTATCTGGCGGTGGATTCAGTTTTCTCTGATCTTTCTAAGCCAGAGAAAGTAGCGATCGTCCATGAGAATCTAGCATTGGTGGATTTAATGGAAGCTGCCGATAAACTGCCAGAGCAACTTTCCGGTGGGATGAAGCAGCGAGTAGCGATCGCTAGAGCCCTGGCAATCAAGCCCCAGCTTTTAATCTTAGATGAGCCATTTGGGGCACTCGATCCAATTACCAGGGAAGAATTACAGGATGAGTTGCTCGATATCTGGCGCGACCATAGGGTAACAGTGTTGATGATCACCCACGACATTGATGAAGCCTTGTTCCTGGCCGATCGGGTAGTGATGATGACCAATGGCCCCGCTGCCAAAATTGGCGAAATACTGGAGGTGAATTTCCCACGCCCCCGCGATCGGGCAAGGATGATGGAAAACCCAGATTACTTTAATCTGCGTAATGAAGCCCTGGACTTCCTCTATCATCGCCATGCTCACCAGATTACTAAGTGA
- a CDS encoding nitrate reductase associated protein, translating into MMSHPPIEESLNPEAQTICPGHNIHNQNPTTFDFEADFIKSLRCIPMQVRYKLDTCGIKLKLQHWHSLSHTDRQQLTNLPCESSQQIYAYREKLCALVIASGCDRPKDLPIDPMPDWLNTNRVPEVVIHKAQTLDLEINLNQWKQLSPLQRFALIKLSRSGHENRNFLPAATEFGLVLAE; encoded by the coding sequence ATGATGTCACATCCACCGATCGAGGAATCCCTTAACCCAGAAGCACAGACTATCTGCCCTGGTCATAATATTCATAACCAAAATCCCACCACCTTTGACTTCGAGGCAGATTTCATTAAGTCATTGCGCTGCATTCCGATGCAGGTTCGCTATAAGCTGGATACTTGTGGTATCAAACTCAAGTTGCAACATTGGCATTCATTGAGCCATACCGATCGCCAGCAACTAACCAATCTACCCTGCGAATCCAGTCAACAGATCTATGCCTATCGAGAAAAGCTCTGTGCATTAGTGATCGCCAGTGGTTGCGATCGCCCCAAAGACCTGCCGATCGATCCCATGCCCGACTGGTTAAACACCAATCGAGTACCGGAAGTGGTGATTCATAAGGCTCAAACTTTGGATCTTGAAATTAATTTAAATCAATGGAAACAACTCTCACCATTGCAACGCTTTGCTTTGATTAAGCTTTCGCGCTCTGGCCATGAAAATCGTAATTTTCTACCTGCTGCAACTGAATTTGGTCTAGTCCTTGCTGAGTAA